GTTAGACGAATACTGACAAAATCGGCAAATCACCCGCACGGAATAAAAGTACTTTTAGATTCCGGTGAAGTTGGACGAGTAAAGAATATATTGGAGGAGGACTAAAACTATGTCTTCTAATTAAAGCATTGATTCATTTGAGCATTAAATCATTGACTCATTAAACCATTACCTCCCAACGAATAATTCTCTACAAAATACTCTACATACTCAGGAATCTTAGTACCGAGATAATAGGGTAAGTTCATAAGCAAATAAGGCGTACCGGCAGGTGTTTTACTCTCCTGAACACTAAATTTTCCGCCAAAAATCCTAATAGCATAAGGATGTTTACTTCGTTCAATAAACTGATGTAAAGATTTTAACGAACCCGTAGCTCCCGACTTAATTTCAATCGGAATTACTTTATCTTCATAAGTGTAAACCAAATCTACTTCAGCCGAGGACTGTCTCTTTTCCCTAACCCAAAAATTTGGTTTTTTACTGTTATAGGTATTCAAAGAAATTAATTCCTGAGTAATTAAATGCGGTATTATAGCTCCTTTAAACGAAGAACTCAAATCATCCATAGCAAGCATCTTACCCTGTATATTTAGAGTGTGATTTACCAGCCCCGTATCCAGAAACTGCATCCTCGGTGACTTTTTTATATCAGGTTTTACCGGAACTTCCAAATTAGTTGTAGGGTAAATCAACTGAATAACTTTAGCATCATCCAGATTTCTGAAAGCCTCTCCCACTTCACGCGAGCGATAATTTGAGTTTGCAAAACCCTGAAACTTTATTCTTTCATCTAAATAAAGGTGAGCATTTGCCATTATATGTTTTATTACATTTCTTTCCGTTCTGTTTGAGGTATATTTTTCAACATCATCTTTATATGTTCCCCAAATACTCTCATACACCTTTGGTAGATCGCTCAATGATTCTGTTTTGAGGTATGTTTTTATAACCTCGGGCATGCCTCCGATAATACCGTAGCGGTGAAACATATTCATCAATACATCATGTGCATTTACATTTACCGGTATCTGATTAAGCTGCTCTAGTCCGATTAAATAATCATTTGCTAATAAATATTCTGCAAAATTCATCGGATATAAGTACACATACTCTACTCTGCCAACGGGAAAACTCTTTATTTTTTGCATCGCAAATTCCAAAAGTGAACCTGCCGAAATAACATGTAATTCCGGTATTTCTTCGTAAAAGTATCTTAATAACTGAATAGCCTTTGGCGATTCCTGAATTTCATCTATAAATAAAAGCGTGTGCTTTTTGTCCTTAGATGCTATATTATTTGCGATAAACAATGCTTCTAAAATAGAATGTACATCTTCATATTGTTCAAAATATTTTAAATCCTTCTTTTTTTCTAAATTTAGAAGAATACTGTTTTTATAGCTATACGAGAACTGCCTGACTAAAGTGGTTTTACCTACCTGTCTGGCTCCTCTGAGAATTAGCGGCTTCCTGTTTTCACTGAATTTCCAATCCTCTAATGATTCTGTTATATGTCTTTTGAAACTAAATACCATCACCAATTTTGTAACAAAGTCAAGGCAAATTTACGTATATTTTGTAACAAAGTCAAGGCAGTTTCTCCATTTTTTTGTAACATTGTCAGGGCAGTTTGAGTTAAATATTGTAACATAGTCAGGGCAGATTACCAAAATAGGTTAATTTACTATTAGCTTCTTATCATAAAAACCTGCCATATTAACCCTTTGTAAAAGTGATCTGTATTATAATCAAACTATTTATTATTGATTAAATTTAATCATTACGTACGTCTAATTACTTCCGCCAAGAATCTGGCACATATCTTGTTAGATATGTGTAATATAAAACTAACTAAAATACTACGTTATGAAAAGATTTATTTCAAGCTTAATGCTAATATCTGTACTGTTCTTTTCCTGTAATAAGACTAATGATTTTGTTGATAAAAATTCAGACCTTTTAACAAAAAGCGCAAAGGAAGTTACCGAAGCTAACAACGCATTTGCTTTTGAATTTTTTAACGAAATAGCAAATGCAGAAGCAGAAGATAATTTTATGGTTTCCCCGCTAAGTCTTTCCCTTGCACTTGGTATGACGTACAATGGTGCTAACGGAGATACGAAAACGGCTTTTGATAATACACTCAATTACAGTTCATCATTAACAGAAGTAAATCAATTCAGTAAGGATTTGATAGATAAATTATCGGGGAGTTCGGACGGATCTGTTATGGAAATTGCTAATTCCATATGGATAGAAGAAACCTTCCCCGTTAAAGAAGATTTTGTAAACCTAAACAGGAAGTATTACAACGCGGAAGTAGAAAACTTAAACTTTAGTGATCCTGCTACAGTTGATATTATAAACGAATGGGTATCGGAAAAAACATATGATAAAATTCCAAC
The Bacteroidota bacterium genome window above contains:
- a CDS encoding AAA family ATPase, with translation MVFSFKRHITESLEDWKFSENRKPLILRGARQVGKTTLVRQFSYSYKNSILLNLEKKKDLKYFEQYEDVHSILEALFIANNIASKDKKHTLLFIDEIQESPKAIQLLRYFYEEIPELHVISAGSLLEFAMQKIKSFPVGRVEYVYLYPMNFAEYLLANDYLIGLEQLNQIPVNVNAHDVLMNMFHRYGIIGGMPEVIKTYLKTESLSDLPKVYESIWGTYKDDVEKYTSNRTERNVIKHIMANAHLYLDERIKFQGFANSNYRSREVGEAFRNLDDAKVIQLIYPTTNLEVPVKPDIKKSPRMQFLDTGLVNHTLNIQGKMLAMDDLSSSFKGAIIPHLITQELISLNTYNSKKPNFWVREKRQSSAEVDLVYTYEDKVIPIEIKSGATGSLKSLHQFIERSKHPYAIRIFGGKFSVQESKTPAGTPYLLMNLPYYLGTKIPEYVEYFVENYSLGGNGLMSQ
- a CDS encoding YwbE family protein encodes the protein MDGRKRKDIEVGMYVEIVQKHHQRTGELTEGAVRRILTKSANHPHGIKVLLDSGEVGRVKNILEED